The Haematobia irritans isolate KBUSLIRL chromosome 1, ASM5000362v1, whole genome shotgun sequence DNA segment gttcccctgTGTAATTTAATGCAACTCAATTCAACATAATTTGTGCAATAAATCGTAAAGTTGTTTTAgataataacaattttgtagcaTAGTTTTACCCaaggtttttaatttattatatactCGCCTAAAAGTATACTTCGATTTACAATAACTATTTCATGATTACAACAGCTTTAGTAGTAGCTTCACAACGGCTTTTGTTGCAAATCGTTTTCCTTCAAAACCATTCCAAGTAAGCGGTTTTCGGATCAAATagttattttttgtattatcaTTGCAATATAAGAAATTATTGCAATGCTTTGTTTGTAGGATAAACACAAATTTATCATTTTCaagcctttgtaattttttagcaATTCTCCATAccatattttcaaattaaatacaacccaataaaaattacaaataaaattttatttcaacgacATTGACTAGtttgcaaacaaaataaaataaaataaaagcaaattacacaatttttatatgtataaaaaaactaaaagattAAATAGTTTTTGTTGCCAAATAGTTAACAATTAAAAGCTACATCACTATACTTATTAGATAACAACAGACCAAATAACTTATAAAGAAGAATGgcatataatattattattttatttcttttgtcaaaagcaaaaaaaaaaactaatgttTAGTCATTGGGACTTTGTCATGTGAAATTGATTTCGTTTCTTTTGATTCTATTCAACCTTAGGTACTTTGAATGTTTCGAtgtttccatgaactaaaattattTGAGATACTTTGTTGTGTGATGAgagttttcaaaacaaaaatgcaatttaacagTTAACTGTGATACTTAActtatgctaaaaatttttctttactaaATTTTCGCTCACATtcttattttcatcaaaaaaggAACTATAGGATACACAGCACTACCACAACTATAtgttatacatacatacacattacataaatatattagtctatgattaaattaagaaaacaaaaagaatatctttggtatttaaaaaaaaaaataaatctgacttgaaaattttgtagagagctATTCTGGGATAGAGAGCTATACTACTCCTTGCTGACTCCATGCTTAATTCAAATATTTCATTATGAATGCAGCTGCGAGCATAGAGAACATCGATAGGGTACTCAGCGAAGCAGATCCCGATCCAGAGAATTCATCATTGGATGCTATAATAATGGCACGATTATTGGTTTTCTGAATATTGCGATAGTTATTGGCCAAGGTTTTTCCATTCTCATATTCCAGAGTCTTGAAGGCATCAACCTGAAATAGAATTGAACATCttatatgaataaatttaaataaaacttgtggtgatagaaaaatttcagaTGACAGatgtaaaattataaaagtgttgcaatatattaaaaatttatagtaaatcTCGCCTTAATGAACTATCTCTAATCGAAACGTTTATGACCTTTCGGACGTTACTTTTTGTAATAGTGGCAATACCTCTCATGTTTCCTAATGTCAAAGTCTATGTTATCAGTGTTTCTCCATTTAGCTTTGTAAGCGGAGGCCGATTGGCGTATCTAATTATGTTAGAGGAGCTACtcaaaaagtttgtcacaaaAGTTGCATCAGTGGATAATGTATCGGCTCAGCAGTCAAGCCGACGCCAAGAAAAATTTGGATACATTAAACTAAATATGGAAACATGTGTTTCCGGTGTCCTTAACAGTGGGTAGAACACTAgactttttaatttgattatttatttttattttaacaggttggctgataagtccccggtctgacacatagatggcgtcgctagtattaaatgcatattatttttatatagtaccaactttcaaatgattcgtgtcaaaatttgacgtctgtaaggcaattagtttgtgagataaagcgtcttttgtgaagcaacttttgttattgtgaaaaaaatggaaaaaaaggaatttcgtgttttgataaaatactgttttctgaaggaaaaaaaaaatacggtggaagtaaacacttggcttgataatgagtttccggactctgccccaggaaaatcaacaataattgattggtatgcaaaattcaagcgtggtgaaatgaacacggaggacggtgaacgcagtgaacggccgaaagaggtggttaccgacgaaaacataaaaaaaatccacaaaatgattttgaatgaccgtaaaatgaagttgatcgagatagcagaggccttaaagatatcaaaggaacatgttggtcatatcattcatcaatatttgaatatgcggaagctctgtgcaaaatgactgccgcgcgagctcacatttgaccaaaaacaacaacgttttgatgattctgagcggtgtttgcagctgttaactcgtaatacaccctagtttttccgtcgatatgtgacaatggatgaaacatggctccatcaatacactcctgagtccaatcggcagtcggctgagtggacagcgaccggtgaaccgtctccgaagcgtggaaagactcataagtccgctggcaaagtaaaggcctccgttttttgggatgcgcatggaataatttttatcgattatcttgagaagggaaaaaccatcaacagtaactattatatggcgttattggagcgtttgaaggtcgaaatcgcggcaaaacggccccatatgaagaagaaaaaagtgttgttccaccaagacaacgcaccgtgccacaagtcattgagaacgatggcaaaaattcattaattgggcttcgaattgcttccccacccaccgtattctccagatctggcccccagcgactttttcttgttctcagacctcaaaaggatgctcgcagggaaaaaaattggctgcaatgaagaggagatcgccgaaactgaggcctattttgaggcaaaaccgaaggagtactaccaaaatggtatcagaaaattggaaggtcgttataatcgttatatcgctcttgaagggaactatgttgaataataaaaacgaattttgacaaaaaaatgtgtttttctttgttagaccggggacttatcagccaacctgttatctctCATGTTTCCTAATGTCAAAGTCTATGTTATCAGTGTTTCTCCATTTAGCTTTGTAAGCGGAAGCCGATTGGCGTATCTAATTAGAGCAGCTACTCAAAAAGTTTGTAACAAAAGTTGCATCAGTGGATAATTGATCGGAGccaaatagagaattttgtatcgGCTCAGCAGTCAAGCCGACGCCAAGAATAATATGGATACAGTAAACTAAATATGGAAACATGTGTTTCCGGTGTCCTTAACAGTGGGTAGAACACTAgactttttaatttgattattaaaagtttttaatgtagtttcatccattttgttctatgcttgtgtagttcagctggtagccagatcaaggaactctgcgacaaggatggggtgtgtccagagtgatctggtagtgagacgggaAGGCTTAGcggggcaagcaaaaaggtgacgagtgtcatgtggcccttgaatacagatgggacacacctcagctacgctgctatcaatcactgataagtacgaattgaggcggctgcacttgcctgatcttagttgggtctgccgtgggaggtctctctcctctggtgctatgggcggcggtcggactccgagaacaggattaaccttgtatcttctcaccgcttcagctacagtatcctcatgaatcctgttcagacctgtctggtatgctgcctgatctagagtctctcttttgtaacgctggatttcggactctagaaggtgaagatcaacccatacattcctgggtggaggttgtctatccacaagatggtgattcggataacaacttcgatggcaacccaagaggtactgctttgacaacatgtaattgtgtcgacacactgggatgatcttggtctccgcataaaggtgatccaggagtgtactgcggagacatcctgttgcgatTCTAAAGGTCTGCCGTGGTAAGGTCTCTCTCCTctggtgctatgggcggcgATCGGACTCCGAgatcaggattaaccttgtagcttctcacagcttcagctacagtatcctcatgaatcctgttcagacctgtctggtatgctgcctgatctagaggctctcttttgtaatgcTGGATCTCcgactctagaaggtgaagatcaacccttacattcctgggtggaggttgtctatccacaagatggtgattcggatgacaacttcgatggcaacccaagaggtactgctttgacaacatgtaattgtgtcgacgcactgggatgatcttggtctccgcataaaggtgatccaggggtgtactgcggagaggtctctctcctctggtgctatgggcggcggtcggacttcgagaacaggattaaccttgtagcgtctcaccgcttcagctacagtatcctcatgaatcctgttcatacctgtctggtatgctgcctgatctgcggagacatcctgttgcggttctaaaggcagcgttctgacaggtctgtatgttattccactgcgtatcgctcgtttgaggtgcacactggcgctgcagtttaccactgaccggccaattgccttatatgtagttaacaaggtttctttgttcgcaccccaagtgctgccggcaaacgacttgaggaccttgtttctaccgcggacgacttaaaaagactgtcgaatgtgaccccgagaatcttggggtaatttgttgtcggaattgtttcgccatcgactctgacattcaactgcctgcgttcTTCCgcagtccatgtagtgaatagtgtggctgaggatttggaggCAGATAtcttcaaatttcttgcagtgaaataactggtaagatcagcgaggtagacattcagtcgatcgcaaatgtcatcaacaatgggcccggatgccatgattgtgcaatAGTCTGCATAtgacacaatctcgacgccgtcaggaggacaggtagaggttaaacagtgccggagatatcaccccgccctggggaactcactgtttaactctacgggattttcacttcttgtccctgaattccacgtacgactggcgtccacacatataattcagaacccaacgcttcgttcctgccggtagggacatattctcgatgtcctcgaataatgtggcatggttgaccgtatcgaacgctTACGATAGATCatacgccacgaggaccgtcctgtgacacggcttgggctgattaagtcccctgttgatatgtgtcgaaatggcatgtaaggctgccgTCGTACTgtataccttacggaatccatgttgatggtgggcagctggaaaattctccacaaggctggggaggattagtgcctcaagtgtcttggctactggcgagagaagggatatcggtctgtacgattcacctttacttgaatctttgcctggtttcagtagtggaatcactcttcccatcttccaggcatcgggtataatgagtgattccaaggacaaattgaggagtctggtcaggtactcaactcccactattcccagatgcttcagcattagcattgaaattccgtcgttAAAAGTATCCGATGCTGGACCGAATCTACCCGTGTATGCTACAGGAGTGCTTCGATCTCCTGGGTGAGTTTTATATGGAGTTATTCGCGGAGCATGGTATATACCCATGCTCCAAAGAGAGCATTGGTATATACCCATGCTCTCTTTGGAGCATGGGTATATACCAAAGGCTTGGCAAAGGGTAAAGGTGGCTCTCATCCCAAAGACAGACTTTTTAGCTTGACTTTTTTCTTGCTAAAAGAAAGAATACTGAATAATCACGTAAGGATTGAACTGAACCGGAGGTTATCGAATTGTCAAAATGGCTATTTAAAGGACAGGTCTATAGATTCGGCACTACACTCTGTTGAGAGATCAATGGCATACAGAGAACATACAATGGCTGTTTTTCTTAATATTGAAGGCGCCTTTAATAATACGAAAATTTACGAGGTATTACTTGCATTGAGAAGAAATGGTGTAAGTGATTTTATAAAGGACTGAATTGAGGGAATGTTACTTCACAGCGGAACTGGCAAATGCTACAAGAAACACGACAACGACAAGGGGGTTGCCTCAAAGAGGCGTGATATCGTTTTTTACTTTGGCTGCTCGTAGTAGATGAGATTCTGAGTGCACAAAAAGAGATACAAATACTGGCGTATGGagataatatcgtaataacgccATCAGGCAAATTTCTGGACACGATTTCGGatataataggttaggttaggttatgtggcagcccgatgtagcaggctcacttagactattcagtccattttggtaccacagtggtgaacttctctcttatcactgagtgctgcccaattccatgttaagctcaatgacaagggacctcctttttatagccgagtccgaacggcgttccacattccagtggaaccacttagagaagctttgaaaccctcagaaatgttaccagcattactgaggtgggataatccaccgctgaaacacatttttggtgttcggtcgtagcaggaatcgaacccacgaccttgtgtatgcaaggcgggcatgctaaccattgcaccacggtggctcccttcggaTATAATGAGTGAGGCCttataaattttattcgattggACAAAGCGGTGTGGATTAGGTTTTAACCCAAGGAAAACTGAGCAGAGTGCTCTTTACCACCCAGTATAAGGGCCCACAATTTCAAGGAGCAAGGTGGATACAGCATCTTTCAGGCGGAGGTTGATGATGCCTATATTCGGGAACGATGTCAGCATCTTCACTTAGGAAATCCGAACATAACgtcgaaggtagtcagccgctgtcataGAGAGCTTGGagctctcactgaacagcataacactgaatacctggacattatggaatAATGGGTAATGAGGAGGCGGATGTGCTGACTAAAGAAGGCGCACATCATGGCGAATGTCTTCTATCCCGCTATCTTTATATACTTTCAGGATCAATGTCAAATACAATGATTTATGGAAATGACATTGGGCTTCCTCTATGATCTGCCAGCAAATCAAACTGATATGGGACGACAAGAGCCGTAAGAACTTTGATTTTCTGATGGCGACACATAGATATTATTTGAGGCCACTGATagcatcataacaggacataacacacttggaaAACATATGGTAAGGATATGCTTAATGACTAAcgatatttgtagatggtgtctggacccaTAGGCAATAGAGACTCCTAATATCGTCTTGTCTGGAACCTCGAATACGATTTATGAAGAGGAAAGAAAAAAACTATGAAGAAACACAATGGGTCAACatgggctaggttaggttaggttaggtggcagcacgatgtatcaggctcacttagactattcagtccattgtgataccacattggtgaacttctctcttatcactgagtggtgcccgattcaatgacaagggatctcctttttatagccgagtccaaacggcgttccacattgcagtgaaaccacttagaggagctttgaaaccctcagaaatgtctccagcattactgagttgggataatccactgctgaaaaaatttttggtgttcggtcgaagcaggaatcgaacccacgatattgtgtatgcaaggttgactgctaaccattgcaccacggtggctcccatcaatATGGGCTAAGTGGGAACCACGTCCGTTTGCTTCGGGCTGGTTTCATcctctataacctaacctaaccatattttTAATTAGTCCAAAAAAGTTAAGTTTAAGGTCCTTAGTAAAGATTTGAATTTTCCTTTCTTACTAGATCGAGATCACTACGTCACTTGGAAAAAGAAAAAACCACCCATTGTTGTCTTGTCATTAAGAAATGTAACATCATTGGCTATTCGCAGTAGTCGGAAGGGATCTATAATGACAGGCAATCAATGCTTTTCAAactgtaaaatttaaaacagcTTATAAATGCCAACTTCATGACATTCTTTTTACAGACACATTTAAGGCATCAGTTTTTTAACTACGAAACAGTATCTTAATATGAATGTTATTTGGGAATGTCCACAAACATGACAATTCACAGAGCTGTTGTTTGTTTCCTCACCATAGATGGCGCCTTATCCGatgtaaaataataatttttaatttctctttaatttacttttaccccttcttaaaaaaaataactattatttttttcaaagagAATTATTAACTCTTCAATAaacgcacggattaacgcatgTTATGTAATTCCACCTCAAGTGTAAGGTGTCTGATTGGCTATTCATAATAGTCGAAGGGAAGCAATGAGAACTGCACAGACAATCAGCGCTTTTAAAACTGTAATATGTAAACTGGAATTGCCCACACAGACAGTAATTTCATTATTATCTTTATTCGTATTTGAAAGACTCTAAGGGCTAGTGGAGGTAAAGATGCAGAAAgtacattttgaagaaaaatgacGATAATAGGTTCTGTAGTTATTGCTTTAACAATTTtaccatatttaaaaaaaaaacgagatgTTTAAAATCCCATTTCAATTTCGAAAATTAGAATATTCAGAGCTCTATATCCAATCCAACTCACCTGATCTATAGCAATTGGGAAGGTCTCAGCCAAAACAATCCATGTTACAGCTTCATTACAAGATGGCGTTGTCAGTGATCCCTCATATGTGATATAACTACGGATTTCCGGAAAAAGATCagttattttgaaatttctcttaaTCTTAATTGGGTTATTAATTTGTTCTGCACTCATGATCGGAACAAAATCAGTTAAAATATCATCTATAACACTATTTCTTTCCATCGAAGCATGATACAGCACTCCCAATACACTCAAACCATCTTTGTTCATAGTGGCCATAGTCATATTGGGATATTTGGTATTACGATGAACCATATGCATTTCAAAGGGATATCGTATATTATCAATGGTATGTTCAGACCACCAATGGAAATGAATTTGTTCCAAAACATATTCTTCCTTCAAAGGGCCACCTTCTAGCTCCAATTTGATATCGAAATCAGATAATTGTACTGTAATTAAGACGAAATTAAATACGTTTTGTCTTCTTTGTCAATTTATACGTTTGCAATCTTACCTGAATGCCCTGTATTCACCATGGAGGCTTCCGATATAGTCTTGTCATAATTATCTCCCTCTAATTTGTCATAGATACCTTTTATGGCTCCTCTCAGACTTAAATTGATTGGTGATTGCCGGTTTCCCGTATCACAAATGCCGCCCCATTTTGGGAATTCTAAAATGAGAAGTTGATTAATTGTAATGATTgtgtttatgtatttttatttgagaaaattctaaatttgaaaattattctGTATTAAACTAAGTCACCAAATCCCATAGAAATTGTGAGAAGCAATTTaactatttaagaaaatgatgatgacgacgatggTATCGTATCTTTGAGGTGAAATCTTTTAAACACATGTGTGCACAAAATAGCACAAACCTATTCACAGTGGTTTATTAGAGTGAAAAATCGTAAGGAAAAATgccaaaagaaaataatgaacaaaaattctatataaatagcagAGTCCAGATCTTAAACGTAATAAAAACTAGTAGGGATTTTATTGGAAAAAGGTCTTAAAGAATGCTTTCAAAGCTCAGTACTCCAAACTGTactcaaaaacttaaaaatgtaGGAGAATATGGttttaaatcaacatttttgctctgaaaaaatttttatttctatagaaaattttgtcaaaattatatttctatagaaaatttttcaatattttatttctatggaaaattttgtcaagattttatttctatagaaaatgttgtcaagattttatttctatagaaaattttgtcaaaattatatttctatagaaaatttttcaatattttatttctatggaaaattttgtcaagattttatttctatagaaaattttctcaacattttatttctatagaaaattttgtcaaaatttcaacataTATTTCTTAGAATATATTTCATATACGTAATAGTATTACTAAACacattttcttttgaatttgcaaaacaaaaaacactgtATCATCATACTCCCACAAACGTCACTTGCAAAAAGTTTTAGTGCTTTCATTAAATTCCATCCCAATTACTAGACCAATTTATTGTCATCATCACCATTCTTTCTCTTTAGCTTTCTTCATGTGACTGATGGAACTGTGACATTTGAACAATAAAACGTACCTTCATCTTCACTGTAATCTGGATAACCCCAATGGGCACTGGCATCGGCATCACTGAATGGTAAACCGCTCAAACCAAGGAATGCTGCAAAGGAAagtgaaaaaagaaataaatctaCATTAGAATACAAGTGATTTTGATTTGATGTGATGTGATACAAGATTATTTATGGCTTTAGTAGGTCAGGCAAATTCAAATATACTATGTTCATATCAACATTTTGATGGAGAAAATAGCaccatatacacacacacacttatcTATATGACTTTAGATATTTAAATAAAGTGTGTAAATTTTATACGCCGGACAATTTCACAATATATTTGCATTGTTATAGGCAAACAAAAGCACCATAATATCCCCCCACAACAGGCAGATGAACTATAAATATACATTAtacatattcaaaaattttctgtccaaAATTGTTATACTAAATCATCGCTTAGTTTTGTgatggcatttttttttttttgtttttggatattaagataaataaattatttttgacaattttattgtAGACacacttattaaaaaaaaataacaattgtgTCTACACTCTTACGCAACGTATACGTGATGCGTGATAATTTGGGTAATAGATTCTACAATAATGTAGCCTTTACAGAACAAACATTTTCGCCAGTAGTTTAACTACTATTAGTAATGCCGGAACATTTCTGATAGTTTTAAAGTCACAGGATACGCTGATATATGAGCTAACAAAATAAGAACAAAGTTTCCTCTATAGAGCATGGCTGTCACTCCCTCTCTCTATCAAAGTTAGTTGTTTATATTGGTTGATTACAAGGTAATGTACACATGACTGTTGACAGGGATAATTCAGGCATAATAAACAAAAGTATATTCGTAACTCTCTCTGTCAACTAAATTTGATATAGAGCATTACAGCCATTCTGTATTGAGAAATTTGTGTTATTGTTTTGTTAGCTCATATATCTGTGACTTTAAAACCATCACAAATGTTGTTGACCTTACTGATGGTAGTTAGGCCATTGGTGAAAATGGTGAAATATTTGTCTTAATATACAGAACAACGAATCCTGTTGACCATCCACCACGAATTGCTTAGGTCACTGGTGAAATATTTgtcttaatataaaaaaaaccaaCGAATCATCAATCCGTCACGGATTGcgaagaaagttctactaaagattgcCATACTTAATTGAATTGCTTGGATTCATGGCACTTGTTGAATGCAAATCATGTGTAGTCTTCTTGG contains these protein-coding regions:
- the CAH7 gene encoding carbonic anhydrase 7, whose amino-acid sequence is MLSTYVFIITAFLGLSGLPFSDADASAHWGYPDYSEDEEFPKWGGICDTGNRQSPINLSLRGAIKGIYDKLEGDNYDKTISEASMVNTGHSVQLSDFDIKLELEGGPLKEEYVLEQIHFHWWSEHTIDNIRYPFEMHMVHRNTKYPNMTMATMNKDGLSVLGVLYHASMERNSVIDDILTDFVPIMSAEQINNPIKIKRNFKITDLFPEIRSYITYEGSLTTPSCNEAVTWIVLAETFPIAIDQVDAFKTLEYENGKTLANNYRNIQKTNNRAIIIASNDEFSGSGSASLSTLSMFSMLAAAFIMKYLN